In one uncultured Devosia sp. genomic region, the following are encoded:
- a CDS encoding phosphoadenylyl-sulfate reductase, producing MAMPKLAPVPAAQDKLRALGILALNGMFDEMDAVGVLRYAVSDVLPGDLAIVSSFGADSAVLLHIVAQVDPSMPVYFLETGKHFAETLAYVETLKKHLGLINVHAVHPNPDDVQRFDPNGNLWETDPDSCCHIRKTEPLEPVTELYGGWVTGRKRFQTKERGVLPHFELTSDDRIKVNPLAYFNDADVNQYKIDHGLPEHPLFAKGYKSIGCAPCTSVVAEGEDPRAGRWRGLNKKECGIHYDFSGAIASPMQAANRHKLWKDGAFIADPFHEWTDESTVDTAAYKHVPFAVFLEHRDAFLASQHPLGLLVVPGDNIEQVEGDLARFASIAIKFPAFSDGRGYSTARLLGERYKYAGEIRAVGDVLQDQIPLMRRCGFNAFVVTHEPTREALIENRLPEVALFYQPVGVTEVPVGTRPFLRRVH from the coding sequence ATGGCAATGCCTAAACTGGCGCCCGTTCCCGCTGCGCAGGACAAGCTGCGCGCGCTGGGCATTTTGGCCCTCAATGGCATGTTCGACGAAATGGATGCAGTCGGCGTGCTGCGCTATGCGGTGAGCGATGTCTTGCCGGGTGACCTGGCGATCGTCTCGTCCTTTGGTGCGGATTCCGCCGTGCTGCTGCATATCGTGGCGCAGGTCGATCCGAGCATGCCGGTGTATTTCCTCGAAACCGGCAAGCATTTCGCCGAGACGCTGGCCTATGTCGAGACGCTGAAGAAGCATCTCGGCCTGATCAATGTCCACGCCGTCCATCCCAATCCGGATGACGTGCAGCGCTTCGATCCCAATGGTAATCTCTGGGAGACAGACCCGGACAGCTGCTGCCATATCCGCAAGACCGAGCCGCTGGAGCCGGTTACCGAGCTCTATGGCGGCTGGGTCACGGGGCGGAAGCGCTTCCAGACCAAGGAACGCGGCGTGCTGCCGCATTTCGAGCTGACGAGCGATGATCGGATCAAGGTCAACCCGCTGGCCTATTTCAACGATGCCGATGTCAATCAGTACAAGATCGACCACGGCTTGCCCGAGCACCCGCTGTTCGCTAAGGGCTACAAGTCGATCGGCTGCGCGCCCTGCACCTCGGTGGTTGCCGAGGGCGAGGATCCGCGTGCCGGACGGTGGCGCGGCCTCAACAAGAAAGAGTGCGGCATCCATTACGATTTCAGCGGAGCGATCGCCTCGCCTATGCAAGCTGCAAACAGACACAAGCTCTGGAAGGATGGCGCTTTCATCGCCGATCCGTTCCACGAATGGACCGACGAGAGCACGGTGGACACGGCTGCATACAAGCATGTGCCGTTTGCCGTCTTCCTCGAACATCGCGACGCGTTCCTCGCCAGCCAGCATCCGCTGGGCCTGCTGGTCGTGCCGGGCGACAATATCGAGCAGGTCGAGGGCGATCTCGCCCGCTTCGCCTCCATTGCCATCAAGTTCCCGGCCTTCTCGGATGGGCGCGGCTATTCCACGGCGCGCCTGCTCGGTGAGCGGTACAAATATGCCGGTGAAATCAGGGCGGTAGGCGATGTTCTGCAGGACCAGATTCCGCTGATGCGGCGCTGCGGCTTCAACGCATTCGTCGTGACGCATGAGCCGACCCGCGAAGCGCTGATCGAAAACCGCCTGCCGGAAGTGGCGCTGTTCTACCAGCCGGTCGGGGTGACCGAGGTGCCCGTGGGGACGCGGCCCTTTCTTCGCCGCGTTCACTGA
- a CDS encoding NAD(P)/FAD-dependent oxidoreductase, with amino-acid sequence MSTEITTDVVVIGAGPCGLFAAFELGLLDVKCHFIDILDRPGGQCAELYPEKPIYDIPGFPIVTGQQLTDNLMAQIAPFAPEFHFNRMVNSIEKQEDGSFKLSTDADEIFHTKVVVIAAGGGSFQPKRPPVDAIEQYENKSVFYAVRKMDDFRDQDVVIVGGGDSALDWTLNLQPIVRTLTLVHRRDAFKAAPASVNKMKELVGEGKINFQLGQIAKLDGENGQINHVHLTTDAGDLSIPATRLLPFFGLTMKLGPVADWGLELNDNTIVVDTEKFETSVPGIFAIGDINSYPGKLKLILSGFHEAALMAQAAKAIVSPGERVVFQYTTSSTKLQKKLGVA; translated from the coding sequence ATGAGCACTGAGATCACCACCGATGTTGTCGTTATTGGCGCGGGCCCCTGCGGGCTGTTTGCCGCCTTCGAACTCGGGCTGCTCGACGTCAAATGTCATTTCATCGACATCCTCGATCGTCCTGGTGGCCAGTGTGCCGAGCTCTACCCGGAAAAGCCGATCTACGACATTCCGGGCTTTCCCATCGTTACCGGCCAGCAGCTGACCGACAACCTGATGGCGCAGATCGCGCCATTCGCTCCCGAGTTCCACTTCAACCGCATGGTCAATTCCATCGAGAAGCAGGAAGACGGCTCGTTCAAGCTGTCGACCGACGCCGATGAGATCTTCCACACCAAGGTGGTGGTGATCGCGGCCGGTGGTGGCTCGTTCCAGCCCAAGCGCCCGCCGGTCGATGCGATCGAGCAGTATGAGAACAAGTCGGTGTTCTATGCCGTGCGCAAGATGGACGATTTCCGCGACCAGGACGTGGTGATTGTCGGCGGCGGCGACTCGGCGCTCGACTGGACGCTGAACCTGCAGCCGATCGTGCGGACGCTGACGCTGGTGCACCGTCGCGATGCCTTCAAGGCGGCGCCGGCTTCGGTCAACAAGATGAAGGAGCTGGTGGGCGAGGGGAAAATCAACTTCCAGCTCGGCCAGATCGCCAAGCTCGACGGCGAGAATGGCCAGATCAACCATGTGCATCTGACGACCGATGCCGGCGATCTGTCGATCCCGGCTACGCGGTTGCTGCCCTTCTTCGGCCTGACCATGAAGCTCGGCCCGGTGGCCGACTGGGGCCTCGAGCTCAACGACAATACGATCGTGGTCGATACCGAAAAGTTCGAGACCTCGGTGCCCGGCATCTTCGCTATCGGCGACATCAACTCCTATCCGGGCAAGCTCAAGCTGATCCTTTCGGGCTTCCACGAAGCCGCGTTGATGGCGCAGGCTGCCAAGGCGATCGTTTCGCCCGGTGAGCGCGTCGTGTTCCAGTACACGACCAGCTCGACCAAGTTGCAGAAGAAGCTGGGCGTCGCCTGA
- a CDS encoding 2Fe-2S iron-sulfur cluster-binding protein has protein sequence MMIHVTDQTGQEHALEGLEGWRVMEVIRDWGLDIKAECGGAMSCATCHVYVDPAWLDAVGAPSDEEEDMLDSVGDVKSNSRLSCQILCSDELDGLKLTLAASASKDA, from the coding sequence ATGATGATCCACGTCACCGACCAGACCGGCCAGGAGCACGCTCTCGAAGGCCTCGAAGGCTGGCGCGTGATGGAAGTGATCCGCGACTGGGGCCTCGACATCAAGGCCGAATGCGGTGGCGCCATGAGCTGCGCCACCTGCCACGTCTATGTCGATCCGGCATGGCTCGACGCCGTCGGCGCGCCGAGTGACGAGGAAGAGGACATGCTGGACAGCGTCGGCGACGTGAAGAGCAATTCTCGCCTCTCCTGCCAGATCCTTTGCAGCGATGAACTCGATGGTCTCAAGCTGACTTTGGCAGCAAGCGCCTCCAAAGACGCCTGA
- a CDS encoding TIGR01620 family protein, which produces MKRPVARPTAQIREAEDAFRAPRAFAPARVEVQEAQFDAAMDDTLVAPPLRRMGWVSRLAWTTGGILVSAGLGLAADRLIRDLFATNEWLGYLGLGVLALFVLAIVAIAAREAFALRRLRVLDALRHDAELAHADNDAHRARKVADSLAGIYGARPDLARARQQMTENLPHLFDGNEIIALSERNLMAPLDARAKALTAASARRVALVTAVSPRALVDVAFVIYESIRLAGAIAALYGARPGLFGFFRLTGAVLAHLAVTGGLVLTDGIVEQLVGQGLAAKLSARLGEGVVNGLMTVRVGIAAMRVVRPLPFAVLNQPTVRDYIPELVNVTANAGKNS; this is translated from the coding sequence ATGAAACGCCCCGTCGCCCGCCCGACCGCACAGATCAGGGAAGCCGAAGACGCCTTCCGCGCACCACGCGCCTTCGCGCCGGCGCGTGTCGAGGTCCAGGAAGCCCAGTTCGACGCCGCCATGGACGACACGCTCGTCGCCCCGCCCCTACGCCGCATGGGCTGGGTGTCGCGCCTCGCCTGGACCACGGGCGGCATTCTGGTCTCGGCGGGCCTCGGCCTTGCCGCCGACCGGCTGATCCGCGATCTCTTCGCAACCAACGAGTGGCTGGGCTATCTGGGCCTCGGCGTGCTGGCGCTCTTTGTCCTCGCCATCGTGGCCATCGCTGCCCGCGAAGCCTTTGCCCTACGCCGGTTGCGGGTGCTCGATGCTCTACGCCACGATGCCGAACTCGCCCATGCCGATAATGACGCCCACCGCGCCCGCAAGGTTGCCGACAGCCTCGCCGGCATCTACGGCGCCCGTCCCGACCTCGCCCGTGCGCGGCAGCAGATGACGGAGAACCTGCCGCACCTGTTTGACGGCAATGAAATCATTGCGCTGTCCGAACGCAATCTGATGGCCCCGCTCGATGCGCGCGCCAAGGCACTGACGGCCGCATCGGCCCGGCGCGTGGCCCTGGTCACCGCCGTCTCGCCGCGGGCCCTGGTCGATGTCGCCTTCGTCATCTACGAGAGCATTCGCCTCGCTGGCGCGATTGCCGCCCTCTACGGCGCCCGTCCAGGCCTGTTCGGCTTCTTCCGGCTCACTGGCGCCGTGCTGGCCCATCTCGCCGTCACCGGCGGCCTGGTGCTGACCGATGGCATCGTCGAACAACTCGTCGGCCAGGGCCTTGCCGCAAAACTGTCTGCACGGCTGGGCGAAGGCGTGGTCAACGGCTTGATGACGGTACGCGTCGGCATCGCCGCCATGCGCGTGGTCCGTCCCCTGCCCTTCGCCGTGCTCAACCAGCCCACGGTCCGGGACTACATTCCCGAACTGGTCAATGTCACGGCAAACGCCGGCAAGAACAGCTAG
- a CDS encoding YcjX family protein produces MPNPPTTIVDELGIALSNLADAATGAFTPTLRLGVTGLSRAGKTIFITALVHNLLTGGRMPGFAPLAEGRFIGARLAEYPDATIPRFAYEQHLAALTGKTPVWPESTRRISQLRVVLKFQSKHWYSGMTGPSTVNLDIVDYPGEWLLDLPLLGMSFAEWSAEALDRADRASGEADAFLKLLEEIDPLKDARDTDAERLAASFTDYLRQSREHGAMSTLPPGRFLLPGDLEGSPALTFAPLPIPRQAVRNTSLHAMLEGRYEAYKDQVVRPFFRDHFARLDRQIVLVDTLRALNAGPAAVADLETALTAVLGCFRQGETNPLLRPFVRKIDRILFAATKADHVHHTSHDRLEAILNRLVANASKRARFAGAETRSMAIAGIRATREGSITEDGEALPTLIGTPIAGEVLDKVTYDGKTEIALFPGDLPERPDSLFEDGNPVALNFLRFTPPQKLDRNGDVVLPHIRFDRALDYLIGDWLA; encoded by the coding sequence AGCCCTGTCCAATCTGGCCGATGCCGCCACTGGCGCCTTCACGCCGACGCTGCGGCTCGGCGTCACCGGCCTCAGCCGCGCCGGCAAGACCATTTTCATCACCGCCCTGGTGCATAACCTTCTGACAGGCGGCCGCATGCCCGGCTTTGCGCCGCTGGCCGAAGGACGGTTCATCGGCGCGAGGCTCGCCGAATATCCGGATGCCACCATTCCCCGCTTTGCCTATGAGCAGCATCTGGCGGCGCTGACGGGCAAGACGCCCGTCTGGCCCGAAAGCACGCGCCGCATATCCCAGCTCCGCGTCGTGCTGAAATTCCAGTCCAAACACTGGTATTCCGGCATGACCGGCCCATCCACGGTCAATCTCGATATCGTCGACTATCCCGGCGAATGGCTGCTCGACCTGCCCCTGCTCGGCATGAGCTTTGCCGAATGGAGCGCCGAGGCGCTGGATCGCGCCGACCGCGCGAGTGGCGAAGCCGACGCATTCCTGAAACTGCTCGAAGAAATCGATCCGCTCAAGGACGCACGCGACACCGATGCCGAACGGCTGGCCGCCAGCTTCACCGATTATCTCCGCCAGTCGCGCGAGCACGGCGCCATGTCGACGCTTCCACCCGGACGCTTCCTCCTCCCCGGCGACCTTGAAGGCTCGCCTGCACTGACTTTCGCGCCGCTGCCCATCCCGCGACAGGCCGTGCGCAACACCAGCCTCCACGCCATGCTGGAAGGCCGCTACGAAGCCTACAAGGATCAGGTGGTGCGTCCCTTCTTCCGCGACCACTTCGCCCGCCTTGACCGCCAGATCGTGCTGGTCGACACGCTGCGCGCGCTCAATGCCGGCCCCGCAGCCGTGGCCGATCTTGAAACCGCGCTGACCGCCGTGCTCGGCTGCTTCCGCCAGGGCGAGACCAATCCCCTCCTCCGCCCCTTCGTGCGCAAGATCGATCGCATCCTCTTCGCCGCGACCAAGGCCGACCACGTCCACCACACCAGCCACGACCGGCTGGAAGCCATTCTCAATCGCCTCGTCGCCAATGCCAGCAAGCGCGCCCGCTTTGCCGGGGCCGAAACGCGTTCCATGGCCATAGCCGGCATCCGCGCCACGCGCGAGGGCAGCATCACAGAGGATGGCGAAGCTCTGCCAACCCTCATCGGCACACCCATCGCCGGCGAAGTGCTCGACAAGGTCACCTATGACGGCAAGACGGAAATTGCCTTGTTTCCCGGTGACTTGCCGGAGCGGCCGGATTCACTCTTCGAGGACGGCAATCCCGTTGCGCTCAACTTCCTGCGCTTCACCCCGCCGCAAAAGCTTGACCGCAATGGTGACGTGGTCCTGCCCCATATCCGCTTCGACCGCGCGCTCGACTATCTGATCGGAGACTGGCTCGCATGA